In Crinalium epipsammum PCC 9333, the following are encoded in one genomic region:
- the psbP gene encoding photosystem II reaction center PsbP: MLKRIAVILLLVFSLSLQVGVSPASANGFQRYEDTTDSYRFFYPNGWVAVKVKNGADIVFHDIIEPTENVSVVISPVSRDKNLADLGTPGEVGYKLGKSAIAPPDSGRTAELVNAEAREVGAKNYYMLEYAVKLPNQERHNLASVAISRGKLYTFNASTTEKRWNKVRSLLKQVVNSFTVY; encoded by the coding sequence ATGCTGAAACGAATTGCCGTAATTTTACTGCTGGTATTTAGTTTAAGTCTGCAAGTGGGTGTTAGCCCTGCAAGTGCCAACGGATTTCAACGATATGAAGATACCACTGACAGCTATAGATTTTTCTATCCTAATGGCTGGGTTGCTGTCAAGGTAAAAAATGGCGCAGATATTGTTTTCCACGATATCATCGAACCGACTGAAAACGTCAGTGTGGTAATTAGCCCAGTGTCTAGGGACAAAAACCTGGCTGATTTAGGAACACCAGGGGAAGTTGGTTATAAACTGGGAAAAAGTGCGATCGCCCCCCCTGATTCTGGACGCACAGCAGAATTAGTCAATGCTGAAGCCCGTGAAGTTGGGGCTAAAAATTATTATATGTTGGAATACGCGGTTAAACTTCCCAATCAAGAACGACACAACTTAGCCAGCGTTGCCATCAGTCGAGGTAAACTTTATACATTCAACGCTTCGACTACCGAAAAGCGTTGGAATAAAGTGCGATCGCTCTTAAAGCAAGTTGTCAATTCCTTCACTGTATATTAG
- a CDS encoding UDP-glucose dehydrogenase family protein: MRVCVIGTGYVGLVTGACLAHIGHHVICVDNNEEKVKLMKAGHSPIYEPGLSEIMQSASSAGKLEFTSDLAAGVAHGEILFIAVGTPALPNGESDTRYVEAVARGIGEHLDNSYKVIVNKSTVPIGSGDWVRMIVLDGVLERQKSLVGAGGVALDEKVAEIAADFDVVSNPEFLREGSAIYDTFNPDRIVLGSNSKRAIAMMQELYTPILERQYAEDKSLSPIPVVVTDINSAEMVKYAANAFLATKISFINEIANICDRVGADVTQVGQGIGLDSRIGSKFLQAGIGWGGSCFPKDVSALIHTADDYGYETHLLKAAVNVNQRQRLIVVEKLQQVLKILKGKTVGLLGLTFKPDTDDMRDAPALNIIEHLNRLGAKVKAYDPIASQSGIRHGLGGVMVETDPERLADGCDALVLVTEWQQFRHLDYQKMATLMTNPVMIDGRNFLDRKELESAGFRYVGIGR, from the coding sequence ATGCGTGTTTGTGTTATTGGTACTGGTTACGTTGGATTAGTGACTGGAGCTTGCCTTGCTCATATTGGACATCATGTTATCTGTGTTGATAATAATGAAGAAAAAGTCAAATTAATGAAGGCTGGACATTCTCCAATCTACGAACCAGGATTGTCAGAAATTATGCAATCTGCAAGTAGTGCAGGGAAACTTGAATTTACTTCAGATTTGGCTGCTGGGGTGGCGCATGGAGAAATATTATTTATTGCTGTAGGAACACCTGCTTTACCAAATGGTGAAAGTGATACCCGCTATGTTGAAGCGGTGGCGCGTGGTATTGGTGAACATTTAGATAACAGCTATAAGGTAATTGTAAATAAATCTACCGTACCTATTGGATCGGGTGATTGGGTGCGGATGATTGTGCTTGATGGTGTTTTAGAACGCCAAAAGTCTTTAGTGGGTGCAGGTGGCGTTGCTTTGGATGAGAAGGTGGCAGAAATTGCTGCGGACTTTGATGTAGTTAGTAATCCAGAGTTTTTGCGTGAAGGTTCAGCTATTTACGACACTTTTAATCCTGATCGAATTGTGTTGGGTAGCAATAGCAAGAGAGCGATCGCCATGATGCAAGAACTCTACACCCCAATTTTAGAACGGCAATATGCAGAAGACAAGTCTTTATCACCAATACCAGTAGTGGTGACAGATATTAATTCTGCTGAGATGGTGAAATATGCTGCCAATGCTTTCTTAGCTACTAAAATTAGTTTTATTAATGAAATAGCGAATATTTGCGATCGCGTCGGTGCTGATGTTACTCAAGTTGGTCAAGGAATTGGGCTTGACTCTCGCATTGGTAGTAAATTCTTGCAGGCAGGTATTGGTTGGGGTGGTTCATGTTTCCCTAAAGATGTTTCTGCTTTAATTCATACAGCCGATGACTATGGCTATGAAACTCATCTGCTTAAAGCTGCTGTTAATGTTAACCAACGTCAGCGTTTAATTGTTGTTGAAAAACTTCAGCAAGTTTTAAAAATTCTCAAAGGTAAAACTGTTGGATTACTGGGACTAACCTTTAAGCCAGATACCGATGATATGCGCGATGCACCCGCACTCAATATTATTGAACATCTCAACCGTTTAGGGGCGAAAGTTAAAGCTTACGATCCCATTGCATCTCAAAGCGGTATACGTCACGGTTTGGGCGGTGTGATGGTGGAAACCGATCCAGAACGCTTGGCTGATGGCTGCGATGCTTTAGTACTGGTGACAGAATGGCAGCAATTCCGCCATTTAGACTATCAAAAAATGGCTACTTTAATGACTAATCCTGTGATGATTGATGGTCGTAACTTCCTTGATCGCAAAGAATTAGAAAGTGCTGGTTTCCGTTATGTGGGAATTGGTCGCTAG
- a CDS encoding UDP-glucuronic acid decarboxylase family protein: MRILVTGGAGFVGSHLIDRLMAEGQEVICLDNFYTGSKRNIIKWLDNPYFELIRHDITEPIRLEVDQVYHLACPASPVHYQYNPVKTVKTNVIGTLNMLGLAKRVKARFLLASTSEVYGDPDVHPQPEEYRGNVNPIGIRSCYDEGKRMAETLSFDYHRQNNVDIRVARIFNTYGSRMLENDGRVVSNFVAQALRGIPLTVYGEGSQTRSFCYVYDLVDGLMRLMNGDHIGPINLGNPDEYTILELAQKIQRMINPDAEIIYKPLPQDDPRQRQPDITKAKTLLGWQPTIPLEEGLKLTIDDFRDRLELTHQPLKSST, translated from the coding sequence ATGCGAATTTTAGTTACAGGTGGAGCAGGTTTCGTTGGCTCCCATTTGATTGATCGCTTAATGGCAGAAGGTCAGGAAGTTATTTGTTTAGATAACTTCTACACTGGGAGCAAGCGCAATATTATAAAATGGCTGGATAATCCTTACTTTGAATTAATCCGCCACGACATTACTGAACCTATTCGACTAGAAGTAGATCAAGTTTATCATCTCGCTTGCCCTGCTTCTCCTGTCCACTACCAATACAACCCAGTTAAAACTGTTAAAACTAATGTTATTGGTACGCTAAATATGTTGGGGTTAGCCAAGCGTGTGAAGGCGCGATTCCTGCTTGCTTCTACGTCTGAGGTTTATGGCGATCCAGATGTGCATCCCCAACCAGAAGAATATCGCGGAAATGTTAATCCCATCGGCATTCGTTCTTGTTACGATGAAGGCAAGCGAATGGCAGAAACGCTTTCATTTGACTACCATCGCCAAAATAATGTAGATATCCGTGTAGCTCGAATTTTTAACACTTATGGTTCTAGGATGTTGGAAAATGATGGGCGGGTAGTTAGTAATTTTGTGGCACAAGCATTGCGGGGAATACCTTTAACTGTATACGGCGAGGGTTCACAAACGCGCAGTTTTTGCTATGTTTATGACTTAGTAGATGGCTTAATGCGGTTAATGAATGGTGATCATATTGGACCAATTAATTTGGGGAACCCAGATGAGTACACAATTTTAGAACTGGCACAAAAAATTCAACGGATGATCAATCCTGATGCTGAAATAATATATAAACCGCTACCACAAGATGATCCTCGTCAGCGACAACCAGATATTACAAAAGCGAAAACTTTGTTGGGTTGGCAACCTACCATTCCTCTGGAAGAAGGGTTAAAACTAACAATAGATGATTTTCGCGATCGCTTAGAATTAACCCATCAGCCTCTGAAATCATCTACATAA
- the lepA gene encoding translation elongation factor 4, protein MTDVPVSRIRNFCIIAHIDHGKSTLADRLLQTTGTVQAREMKEQFLDNMDLERERGITIKLQAARMNYTAADGEQYVLNLIDTPGHVDFSYEVSRSLAACEGALLVVDASQGVEAQTLANVYLALNHNLEIIPVLNKIDLPGAEPERVKSEIEEIIGLDCSGAILASAKEGVGINEILESIVHLVPPPSDTVAQPLRALIFDSYYDSYRGVVVYFRVMDGTVKKGDRIRLMATGKECQIDELGVLSPTQVQLEELHAGEVGYLAAAIKAVGDARVGDTFTLVNAPATEALPGYTEAKPMVFCGLFPTDADQYPDLREALEKLRLNDAALNYEPETSSAMGFGFRCGFLGLLHMEIVQERLEREYNLDLITTAPSVVYRVTTIKGEVLYIDNPSHLPDPQYRDKIEEPYVKVEMITPEEYVGTLMELCQNRRGIFTDIKYLTQGRTTLTYELPLAEVVTDFFDQMKSRTRGYASMEYQVIGYRENTLVKLDIMINGDPVDALAMIVHRDKAYNVGRAMAEKLKELIPRHQFKVPIQAAIGSKVIASEQIPALRKDVLAKCYGGDISRKKKLLQKQAKGKKRMKSVGTVDVPQEAFMAVLRLDQG, encoded by the coding sequence ATGACTGACGTTCCCGTTTCTCGTATTCGTAATTTTTGCATCATTGCCCACATTGATCACGGAAAATCGACATTAGCAGACCGACTCTTGCAAACTACAGGTACTGTACAAGCCCGTGAGATGAAGGAACAGTTCCTCGACAACATGGACTTGGAACGGGAACGTGGGATTACTATTAAGCTGCAAGCAGCGCGGATGAACTACACAGCCGCAGATGGCGAGCAGTATGTCCTCAACTTGATTGATACCCCTGGTCACGTGGACTTCTCTTATGAGGTCTCGCGCAGTCTGGCAGCCTGTGAAGGGGCGCTGTTAGTAGTAGATGCTTCCCAAGGGGTAGAAGCGCAAACTCTGGCTAATGTTTACCTTGCCCTTAATCATAATCTAGAGATTATTCCAGTCCTTAACAAAATAGATTTACCAGGCGCTGAACCAGAGCGAGTAAAATCTGAGATTGAGGAAATTATCGGGCTTGATTGTAGTGGTGCAATTTTGGCTTCTGCAAAAGAAGGTGTTGGGATTAATGAAATTCTCGAATCTATTGTTCACCTAGTCCCACCGCCAAGCGATACAGTTGCTCAACCGTTACGGGCATTAATTTTTGATAGTTACTACGATAGCTATCGCGGTGTGGTGGTGTACTTCAGGGTAATGGATGGGACAGTCAAAAAAGGCGATCGCATCCGCTTGATGGCTACTGGTAAAGAATGCCAGATTGATGAATTAGGTGTACTCTCACCTACCCAGGTACAACTAGAAGAACTTCATGCAGGGGAAGTAGGTTATCTCGCTGCGGCAATTAAAGCTGTGGGAGATGCCCGCGTTGGCGACACATTTACTCTTGTTAATGCGCCAGCAACAGAAGCTTTACCTGGTTACACCGAAGCGAAACCAATGGTATTTTGTGGCTTGTTCCCCACAGATGCCGATCAATACCCAGATTTGCGAGAAGCACTGGAGAAACTTAGACTTAATGATGCCGCACTCAATTATGAGCCAGAAACCTCTAGCGCAATGGGATTTGGTTTCCGGTGTGGTTTCTTAGGCTTGCTGCACATGGAAATCGTCCAAGAGCGGTTAGAACGAGAATACAATCTGGATTTAATTACTACTGCTCCTTCTGTGGTTTATCGGGTAACAACTATTAAAGGAGAAGTATTGTACATTGATAATCCTAGTCATCTACCCGATCCTCAATACCGAGACAAAATTGAAGAACCTTATGTAAAAGTAGAGATGATTACGCCAGAAGAGTACGTTGGCACGTTAATGGAATTGTGTCAAAATCGGCGGGGTATCTTCACAGACATCAAGTATTTAACCCAAGGGCGGACAACCTTAACTTATGAGTTACCACTAGCGGAAGTGGTGACAGACTTTTTTGACCAGATGAAATCTCGCACACGCGGTTATGCCAGCATGGAATATCAAGTAATTGGCTATCGCGAAAATACTCTGGTGAAATTAGACATCATGATTAATGGTGATCCAGTCGATGCTTTAGCAATGATTGTTCATCGGGATAAAGCCTATAATGTTGGTCGGGCAATGGCGGAAAAATTAAAAGAATTAATTCCCCGCCATCAATTTAAAGTACCGATTCAAGCAGCTATTGGCAGTAAAGTAATTGCGAGTGAACAAATTCCAGCATTAAGAAAGGATGTGTTGGCAAAATGTTACGGCGGAGACATTTCCCGAAAGAAAAAATTATTGCAAAAGCAAGCCAAGGGTAAAAAGCGGATGAAATCTGTGGGTACGGTTGACGTGCCTCAAGAAGCATTTATGGCGGTACTACGTCTGGATCAGGGATAA
- a CDS encoding DUF3386 domain-containing protein, whose protein sequence is MTEQKNARDLFQVAYENRYTWDENFPGYSADIELKQNEEVYTGKIRINKDLSVEVTGIEDETVQESIYTQLRDVVTHRKRSFFEKAHGKNEFTLGSQDDTGALEILVKGDAMGSNYKIRGKEICQVSRVMGRMAFVIDTQESLDTGKGYVSTGYDVIFRNPQTNELIKELKFEDSYEQMGDYYVMNRQVVHSTEQGQQTTTEFNYKNVKLLEPAVV, encoded by the coding sequence ATGACAGAACAAAAAAACGCCCGTGATTTATTTCAGGTTGCCTACGAAAACCGCTACACTTGGGACGAAAATTTTCCTGGTTACAGTGCAGATATAGAACTCAAGCAAAATGAGGAAGTTTACACTGGTAAAATTCGCATCAATAAAGACTTGAGCGTGGAAGTTACAGGGATAGAAGATGAAACTGTCCAAGAAAGTATATATACCCAACTCAGGGATGTAGTCACCCACCGCAAACGGTCATTTTTTGAAAAAGCTCATGGTAAAAATGAGTTTACTTTAGGCAGTCAAGATGATACAGGTGCTTTAGAAATCCTCGTCAAAGGCGACGCGATGGGTTCTAACTATAAAATTAGGGGTAAGGAAATTTGCCAAGTTAGTCGGGTTATGGGTCGCATGGCTTTTGTAATTGATACCCAGGAAAGCTTGGATACAGGAAAAGGTTATGTGTCAACTGGCTATGATGTGATCTTCCGTAATCCTCAAACAAATGAATTGATTAAAGAATTAAAGTTTGAAGATAGCTATGAGCAGATGGGCGATTATTATGTGATGAATCGTCAAGTAGTGCATTCAACTGAGCAAGGTCAGCAGACTACGACCGAGTTTAATTATAAAAATGTCAAATTGCTAGAACCAGCAGTTGTTTAG
- a CDS encoding NifU family protein produces the protein MSATQTMELTTENVEKVLDDLRPYLMSDGGNVELVEIEGPIVKLRLQGACGSCPSSAMTLKMGIERRLMEFIPEIAEIEQVF, from the coding sequence ATGTCGGCAACACAAACAATGGAATTAACTACTGAAAACGTAGAAAAAGTTTTGGATGATTTGCGTCCTTACTTAATGTCTGATGGTGGAAATGTTGAACTGGTAGAGATAGAGGGTCCAATTGTCAAGCTACGGCTACAGGGCGCTTGTGGTTCTTGCCCTAGTTCAGCTATGACACTGAAAATGGGAATTGAGCGTCGCTTAATGGAATTTATCCCTGAAATTGCTGAGATTGAACAAGTCTTTTAA
- a CDS encoding glycoside hydrolase: MPHPLYVAFIWHQHQPLYKCRDSVSVSPGKYRLPWVRLHGTKDYLDLILLLERYPKLHQTVNLVPSLILQIEDYIAGTALDPYLTVALTPTEQLGAEQHQFIIQHFFDANHHTLIDPHPRYAELYQQRQDKGQAWCLENWTPQDYSDLLAWHNLAWFDPLFWDDPEIAQWLQQGKGFTLGDRQRIFSKQREILSRIIPQHRKMQESGQLEVTTTPYTHPILPLLADTNVGRVAIPNMTLPQHRFQWSEDIPRHLNKAWYMYKDRFGVTPRGLWPSEQAVSPAILPYVAEQGFKWLCSDEAILGSTLNRFFQRDGAGNVLEPELLYRPYRLETEHGDLAMVFRDHRLSDLIGFSYGSMEPRRAASDLVGHLEAIARTLKHRQPGGGTTIENPWLVTIALDGENCWEHYSQDGIPFLENLYQTLSDHKEIKLVTVSEFLEQFPATETLPADQLHTGSWVDGSLTTWIGDPAKNKAWDLLAAARQVLANHPEATEENNPEAWEALYAAEGSDWFWWFGEGHSSNQDAVFDELFREHLSAIYQALNEPIPPELKQYVEVHQARSDHRPEGFIHPMIDGRGDEQDWDQAGRIEIGGSRGTMHQSSTIQRLWYGVDHLNFYLRLDFKAGIKPGVDCPSELNLLWFYPEKTMHNSPIPLADVPHEAPLNYQFHHQLGINLLTQSIQFQEAGENWEWHPCLSRAQVAIDNCLEVAVPWADLHIQPDYPLQMILVLSDDGCFRSYLPENALIAIDVP; this comes from the coding sequence ATGCCCCATCCTTTATACGTCGCTTTCATCTGGCATCAACACCAACCTTTATACAAATGCCGTGACAGTGTTTCGGTTTCTCCTGGTAAGTACCGTTTGCCTTGGGTACGCTTGCACGGTACTAAAGATTATCTGGATTTAATTCTGCTGTTGGAACGTTATCCCAAGCTACATCAAACGGTTAACTTAGTTCCTTCGCTGATTTTACAAATAGAAGATTACATCGCGGGTACGGCATTAGATCCTTATCTAACTGTGGCACTAACGCCAACTGAACAGCTAGGAGCGGAACAACATCAATTTATAATTCAGCATTTTTTTGATGCAAATCACCATACTCTGATTGATCCCCATCCCCGTTATGCAGAACTTTACCAGCAACGGCAGGATAAAGGACAAGCGTGGTGCTTGGAAAATTGGACTCCACAAGATTATAGTGATTTACTGGCATGGCACAATCTAGCTTGGTTTGACCCTTTGTTTTGGGATGATCCAGAAATTGCTCAATGGTTGCAGCAAGGGAAGGGTTTTACGTTGGGCGATCGCCAACGCATTTTCTCCAAGCAGCGAGAAATCTTGAGCCGCATTATTCCCCAGCACCGCAAAATGCAAGAATCTGGGCAGCTAGAAGTAACTACAACTCCTTATACTCACCCAATTTTGCCTTTATTGGCAGATACAAATGTTGGTCGGGTGGCAATCCCAAATATGACTTTGCCACAGCATCGTTTTCAATGGTCAGAGGATATTCCCAGGCATTTAAACAAAGCTTGGTATATGTATAAAGACCGCTTTGGGGTAACGCCTCGTGGTTTGTGGCCTTCGGAACAAGCTGTTAGCCCTGCAATTCTGCCTTATGTTGCGGAACAAGGTTTTAAGTGGCTATGTTCTGATGAAGCTATTTTAGGTTCTACTCTCAATCGCTTCTTTCAGCGTGATGGTGCTGGAAATGTTTTAGAACCAGAATTGTTATATCGCCCTTATCGTCTGGAAACTGAGCATGGTGACTTGGCGATGGTGTTCCGCGACCACCGTTTATCCGATTTAATTGGGTTTAGCTATGGTTCAATGGAACCAAGGCGGGCAGCAAGCGATTTAGTGGGACACTTAGAAGCGATCGCACGTACCCTCAAACACAGACAACCAGGCGGTGGTACTACTATCGAAAATCCTTGGTTAGTCACAATTGCTTTAGACGGTGAAAATTGCTGGGAACATTACTCTCAAGATGGTATACCTTTCCTAGAAAACCTCTATCAAACTCTCAGCGACCATAAAGAAATTAAACTGGTGACGGTTTCTGAATTTCTCGAGCAATTCCCAGCAACCGAAACATTACCCGCAGATCAACTACATACAGGTTCTTGGGTAGATGGCAGTCTCACAACTTGGATAGGCGATCCTGCTAAGAATAAAGCTTGGGATCTATTAGCAGCAGCGCGACAAGTTTTGGCAAACCATCCAGAAGCAACAGAAGAAAATAATCCTGAAGCTTGGGAAGCTTTGTATGCAGCAGAAGGTTCTGACTGGTTTTGGTGGTTTGGTGAAGGTCATTCTTCCAACCAAGATGCGGTATTTGATGAGCTATTCCGCGAACACCTTAGTGCTATTTATCAGGCATTAAATGAACCAATTCCGCCAGAATTAAAGCAATATGTAGAGGTTCATCAGGCACGTAGCGATCACCGACCTGAAGGTTTTATTCATCCCATGATAGATGGACGCGGAGATGAGCAGGATTGGGATCAAGCGGGTCGGATTGAAATTGGTGGGTCGCGGGGTACTATGCACCAAAGCAGCACCATTCAACGGCTTTGGTATGGAGTGGATCACCTTAACTTCTATCTGCGGTTAGATTTCAAGGCGGGAATTAAACCAGGGGTTGATTGCCCTTCTGAGTTAAATTTGCTGTGGTTTTATCCTGAAAAAACCATGCACAATAGCCCAATACCACTAGCAGATGTGCCGCATGAAGCGCCTCTAAATTATCAATTCCACCACCAACTAGGAATTAATCTGCTGACGCAATCAATTCAGTTTCAGGAAGCTGGGGAAAATTGGGAATGGCATCCGTGTTTAAGTCGCGCTCAAGTAGCTATTGATAATTGCTTAGAGGTGGCTGTACCTTGGGCAGATTTACATATTCAGCCAGATTATCCTCTGCAAATGATTTTGGTTTTGTCTGATGATGGCTGTTTCCGTAGTTATTTACCGGAAAATGCTTTAATTGCGATCGATGTTCCTTAA
- a CDS encoding MarC family protein: MDISVLVKTFVAVFVLADAIGNLPIVMVLTKGMEPEQKSGVVDRATLVATAVLLLFAFTGQWILKYLDISMGSLRVAGGLLLLIVALKMLEGELDTPVVEEQRDVAITPLALPLLAGPGTLTTVMLLMSESPDPYGHLSVAIGIVSAMFVSWLIIRLSDQVDKLIGQSGAVIITKLLGFLLAALAVEISSAGIRELFLS; encoded by the coding sequence GTGGATATTTCTGTTTTAGTCAAAACATTCGTAGCTGTATTTGTCCTGGCTGATGCAATAGGTAATTTACCAATTGTGATGGTTCTGACTAAAGGCATGGAACCAGAACAAAAAAGCGGTGTTGTAGATAGAGCTACTTTAGTAGCTACAGCAGTACTGCTACTATTTGCTTTTACTGGTCAATGGATTCTAAAATACTTAGACATCAGCATGGGTTCTTTGCGGGTAGCTGGAGGGCTACTGCTGTTGATTGTTGCCTTAAAAATGCTGGAAGGCGAATTAGATACACCCGTTGTAGAGGAACAGCGAGATGTGGCAATTACTCCCCTAGCTTTACCGTTGTTGGCGGGACCAGGAACACTAACTACAGTCATGCTATTGATGTCTGAATCTCCTGATCCTTATGGTCATCTAAGCGTAGCCATCGGAATTGTATCGGCAATGTTTGTGAGTTGGTTGATTATACGTCTGTCAGACCAAGTTGACAAATTAATTGGTCAATCTGGCGCAGTTATTATCACCAAGTTGTTAGGTTTTTTGTTAGCCGCTTTAGCAGTAGAAATCAGCAGTGCTGGTATTCGTGAATTGTTTCTTAGCTAA
- a CDS encoding histone deacetylase family protein, which produces MLPVIYSDEFLNHKTGRFHPERPERLTAIVEALKAAPWADQIEWQIPTPLVTRQVMPLLQQVHSQSYIETVARIAQSGGGSLDADTAVSPQSYDIALLAISAWLDGVDRVLANNNPAFVLSRPPGHHAERNTGMGFCLFSNAAIAAYYALDQQGINRVAILDWDVHHGNGTQAIVETDPRIAYCSLHQSPCYPGTGKANEQGKHHNVLNLPLSPGSNIEVYQPLFEQKIIPFLKNFQPDLLIVSAGYDATAADPLAGMALQPEDYGLFTEYCLQLTRRILFGLEGGYDLNSLAQSVLQTIKPCLV; this is translated from the coding sequence ATGCTGCCTGTCATTTACTCGGATGAATTTCTCAATCATAAAACTGGTCGATTTCACCCAGAAAGACCAGAACGTTTAACGGCAATTGTAGAGGCATTAAAAGCTGCTCCTTGGGCAGACCAAATAGAGTGGCAGATACCGACACCACTCGTAACAAGACAAGTGATGCCTCTGCTACAACAAGTACATTCTCAAAGTTATATTGAGACTGTTGCACGCATCGCTCAATCAGGCGGCGGTAGTTTAGATGCTGATACCGCAGTTTCTCCTCAAAGTTATGATATTGCCCTACTTGCAATCAGTGCTTGGTTAGATGGGGTTGATCGCGTTTTAGCAAATAATAACCCAGCGTTTGTCCTGTCCCGTCCACCTGGACATCATGCTGAACGTAATACAGGCATGGGATTTTGTCTATTTTCTAATGCCGCGATCGCAGCTTACTACGCCCTAGATCAACAAGGTATCAACCGCGTTGCTATCCTTGACTGGGATGTGCATCATGGCAATGGTACACAAGCAATAGTAGAAACTGATCCCCGCATCGCTTACTGTTCTTTACACCAATCTCCTTGTTATCCTGGTACAGGCAAAGCAAATGAGCAAGGAAAACACCATAACGTCCTGAATTTGCCCCTCTCCCCTGGTAGCAATATAGAAGTGTATCAACCTCTGTTTGAACAGAAAATCATCCCGTTTTTGAAAAATTTTCAGCCAGATTTGTTAATTGTCAGTGCAGGTTACGATGCTACTGCTGCTGATCCCCTAGCTGGAATGGCTTTGCAACCCGAAGATTACGGATTATTTACTGAGTATTGTCTACAGTTAACTCGTCGGATTTTGTTTGGTTTGGAAGGTGGCTATGACCTCAATTCCCTTGCTCAGTCAGTATTACAAACGATTAAGCCTTGCTTGGTTTAA
- a CDS encoding tetratricopeptide repeat protein, whose product MNKLFAILGIALTVVGIAPDVYAADVPNIVIPATSIEDFYQQGMQKLELKDFSGAIASFTQALTANPNNAEAYLYRALAYQRANDYESALADFKSALRLDTSYSDPIKTVERHPEFNSVYRIFKTARIQYFTEAIEQNPDDAQAYFYRGISRKNEDNQGALADFTTVIRLQPNNAEAYLQRGLSQTYSDSEKALADINEAIRLQPDHPEAYFARGQIYVLSGNLTQALPDIEASIRLNTTNPDAYGVRSHIRHKFGDIPGAIADLAQVIRLKPDQAAGLYTNRAELYLEIKDYQAAMADFTQAIRYSSDVKDFIGGGYPSYMAYGRRAALRYQLQDYRGAIADYTQMIRVTPLGSAFDGAVNSSDILAEVYFKRAEAHIKLKDQRSAIQDYQKAITYFQQRGWMTENYKKALQQLKNLQR is encoded by the coding sequence ATGAATAAATTATTTGCCATTCTCGGAATTGCCTTAACTGTAGTTGGCATCGCTCCCGATGTCTATGCTGCTGATGTTCCCAACATTGTCATCCCCGCAACGAGTATAGAGGATTTTTACCAGCAAGGAATGCAAAAGCTGGAATTAAAAGATTTTTCAGGCGCGATCGCATCCTTTACTCAAGCACTTACCGCAAATCCTAATAATGCCGAAGCTTACCTGTATCGGGCGCTTGCTTATCAACGTGCAAATGATTATGAATCTGCCCTAGCTGATTTTAAATCGGCTTTACGCCTTGATACCAGCTACTCTGATCCGATTAAAACAGTTGAAAGACATCCAGAATTTAATTCAGTTTACCGAATTTTTAAAACTGCTCGCATTCAATATTTTACTGAAGCTATAGAGCAAAATCCCGATGATGCTCAAGCTTACTTCTATCGGGGAATTAGCCGTAAAAATGAAGATAATCAAGGCGCATTGGCAGATTTTACTACTGTAATTCGCCTGCAACCGAATAACGCAGAAGCTTATTTACAACGAGGACTTAGCCAAACATATTCTGACTCGGAAAAAGCACTAGCTGATATTAATGAAGCAATTCGCTTGCAACCCGATCATCCTGAAGCTTACTTTGCGCGTGGACAAATATATGTATTGTCAGGTAATTTAACCCAAGCATTGCCAGATATTGAAGCTAGTATTCGCCTGAATACTACAAATCCTGACGCTTATGGAGTGCGATCGCATATTCGTCATAAATTTGGAGATATTCCAGGTGCGATCGCAGATTTAGCACAAGTAATTCGCCTCAAACCCGATCAAGCTGCTGGACTTTATACAAACCGCGCAGAACTTTATCTAGAAATCAAAGATTATCAAGCTGCAATGGCAGATTTCACCCAAGCAATTCGTTATTCCAGCGATGTCAAAGATTTTATTGGTGGTGGTTATCCATCTTATATGGCATACGGGCGACGCGCTGCTTTGCGCTATCAACTCCAAGATTATCGAGGTGCGATCGCAGATTACACCCAAATGATTCGTGTTACTCCTCTTGGGAGTGCCTTCGACGGTGCAGTTAACTCTTCTGACATCTTAGCTGAGGTTTACTTTAAACGTGCCGAAGCTCATATCAAATTAAAAGATCAGCGCAGCGCAATTCAAGATTATCAAAAAGCAATTACCTATTTTCAGCAACGTGGCTGGATGACAGAAAACTATAAAAAAGCACTGCAACAGCTTAAAAACCTCCAAAGATAA